One Solanum pennellii chromosome 9, SPENNV200 DNA segment encodes these proteins:
- the LOC107029532 gene encoding uncharacterized protein LOC107029532 produces the protein MKVHPVPRKRNITLRYDIVSALSQANSLTGRQKKLRRLPHIFAKVLELPFNSDADVSIEETSDSFRFVIPTDDAGNNIRADTVEIYPGVTKIVIRGDNVLDSSLGEFELDLWRFRLPPSTLPELATADFADGELVVTVPKDPDEEEVDDDGIGEAGRLILVQ, from the coding sequence atGAAGGTTCATCCAGTACCAAGAAAACGCAACATCACGTTACGATACGACATCGTCTCGGCTCTTTCTCAGGCTAATTCGTTAACCGGCCGTCAGAAGAAGCTCCGGCGACTCCCTCATATATTCGCCAAGGTTCTAGAACTTCCGTTTAATTCCGATGCGGATGTTTCTATTGAAGAAACTTCTGATTCATTCCGTTTTGTTATACCGACGGATGATGCTGGGAATAATATTAGGGCTGATACAGTTGAGATCTATCCGGGTGTTACTAAGATTGTAATTCGAGGGGATAATGTTTTGGATTCGTCTTTGGGTGAGTTTGAACTTGATTTGTGGCGATTCCGTCTTCCGCCGTCAACTCTGCCGGAGTTGGCTACCGCTGATTTTGCTGACGGTGAACTGGTGGTCACGGTTCCGAAAGACCCTGATGAGGAGGAGGTCGATGATGATGGTATTGGTGAGGCTGGACGCCTTATTCTTGTACAATAA